One genomic region from Patescibacteria group bacterium encodes:
- a CDS encoding type II secretion system GspH family protein gives MFKFNVKDQKGQMLAEILVAVVLAGIIIGGIALSTGTSVSTSNKIRENTKATYIIQRALEEIKMMSESNWLLLYCPPSGSCPGNKGPSNRYYISNWIIQNGSVSTTIEGIEYGYYFYIENVNRDSQQNIVSSGGSEDPSTQKITVVVNWAPSNSLSISEYIMRTTSASFSDRAWNSSLTDSGGVYSNAVGYYATTSGNLVIQNGVLSLNPTTGGGSFTSVIFDTGRPNGVAFNAIKWKGGLPTSARVRLQFASSNSTTTWNFIGPDGTSATYYEAAGPDQFIPISLQYHNNHRYFRYKIYLDPTSDYSSSPTVYRVMITYSP, from the coding sequence TAATTATTGGCGGCATTGCTTTAAGTACGGGGACTTCTGTTTCAACAAGCAATAAAATTCGGGAAAACACAAAAGCCACCTATATTATTCAAAGAGCGCTTGAAGAGATAAAAATGATGAGTGAAAGCAATTGGTTGCTTTTGTATTGTCCGCCAAGTGGAAGTTGTCCGGGCAATAAAGGACCAAGCAATCGCTATTATATTTCAAATTGGATAATTCAAAATGGTTCAGTTTCAACAACTATTGAAGGAATAGAATATGGATATTATTTCTACATCGAAAATGTTAATAGAGATTCACAGCAAAATATTGTTTCATCGGGTGGTAGCGAAGATCCTTCAACACAAAAAATAACAGTTGTAGTTAATTGGGCGCCCAGCAATTCACTTTCGATAAGCGAATATATTATGCGCACAACTTCTGCGTCTTTTTCTGATCGCGCTTGGAATTCCTCGCTAACGGATAGCGGTGGTGTTTATAGTAATGCTGTAGGGTATTATGCGACAACTTCTGGAAATCTTGTAATTCAAAATGGTGTTTTGAGTTTGAATCCCACCACAGGTGGCGGCTCCTTTACTTCTGTAATTTTTGATACTGGTCGGCCCAATGGTGTTGCGTTTAATGCCATCAAATGGAAGGGGGGATTGCCAACAAGCGCTCGTGTTAGATTGCAGTTTGCCAGCTCTAATTCAACTACAACATGGAATTTTATTGGTCCCGATGGTACTTCTGCTACGTATTATGAGGCAGCTGGTCCAGATCAATTCATTCCGATTTCTTTGCAATACCACAATAATCATCGCTATTTTCGTTATAAAATTTATTTAGATCCCACTTCAGATTATAGCAGCAGTCCAACTGTTTATCGAGTTATGATAACATACTCGCCCTAA